One Actinomyces respiraculi DNA window includes the following coding sequences:
- a CDS encoding 2'-5' RNA ligase family protein: MEVPETDAHQCIVGVTVPLPQPWAAQVRTIRLGAGDPLALSIPPHVTLVPPTAVDARHLEEVRAHVARVARDTAPFLCEVGGTDSFRPVTPVAYLAVGDGAAELDALQAALRVETGPLAVDLRYPFRPHLTLAHEVDDEALDDALAAGEGIRGQFVVDCVRLDRLGDDGLWHLLDLVPLGAR; encoded by the coding sequence GTGGAGGTTCCTGAGACCGACGCGCACCAGTGCATCGTGGGTGTCACCGTCCCCCTGCCCCAGCCGTGGGCCGCCCAGGTACGGACGATCCGGCTCGGTGCCGGAGACCCTCTGGCCCTGTCGATCCCGCCGCACGTCACGCTCGTGCCGCCCACCGCGGTCGACGCCCGGCACCTGGAGGAGGTGCGCGCGCACGTCGCCCGCGTCGCCAGGGACACGGCCCCCTTCCTGTGCGAGGTCGGCGGAACTGACTCCTTCCGCCCGGTGACTCCCGTCGCCTACCTGGCCGTCGGCGACGGCGCCGCCGAGCTCGACGCCCTGCAGGCCGCCCTGCGTGTGGAGACCGGCCCCCTGGCCGTGGACCTGCGCTACCCCTTCCGCCCCCACCTCACGCTCGCCCACGAGGTCGACGACGAGGCCCTGGACGACGCGCTCGCGGCCGGGGAGGGCATCCGCGGCCAGTTCGTCGTCGACTGCGTGCGTCTGGACCGGCTGGGCGACGACGGCCTGTGGCACCTGCTCGACCTCGTGCCCCTGGGGGCGCGATGA